One segment of Deferribacterota bacterium DNA contains the following:
- a CDS encoding long-chain fatty acid--CoA ligase, with product MEVGSKEDVKPIYTKDKWVKSYAEGVNYNIDIKKKTVLEMLYDSAKKYPNNTALIFEGYKLTYAKLVEMIDRLATALVEMGVKKGDKVATILPNIIHKVVSYYAIQRANAIAVLNNPLYSDDELQYQLNDSSSKIVITAELLNLTNRLIDLKEKTKIEKIITCNIGDYLPFPKSILFPLVARKQGYKFDLKKVDFLYHFKDLVNKTEAKPPKLDLSWEDTACLLYTGGTTGISKGVMLTHKNLSSNVQQIAEWFKEFEPTAPQEVHMGALPYFHSFGMTCSLNLPLTWGSTVVLIPRPYPDQLLEAIKKYRVTFFAAVPAMYVGIVNHPKIKDYDLSCIKGCFSGAAPIPVEIIKKFNELTGASICEGYGLTESTPVTHINPFGESAKRVPGSIGLPIPNTECKIVDIEQGEKEMPIGEDGELIIKGPQVMKGYYEKIEETKNTIRNGWLYTGDIARMDKDGYFYIVDRKKDLVISGGYNIYPREIDEVLYKHPKVKAAVAVGIPDEYKGEVIKAYIQLKDGETATEEEIREYCDKHLAKYKRPKYIEFRDDLPITIVGKVLRRKLREEEAKKQKEKN from the coding sequence ATGGAAGTTGGTTCTAAAGAAGATGTAAAACCAATATATACTAAGGATAAATGGGTAAAAAGTTATGCAGAAGGCGTAAACTATAATATTGATATAAAAAAGAAAACTGTATTAGAGATGCTTTATGATTCAGCTAAAAAATATCCTAACAATACAGCACTTATCTTTGAGGGTTATAAATTAACTTATGCAAAGCTTGTTGAAATGATAGATAGGCTTGCAACGGCACTAGTAGAGATGGGTGTAAAAAAAGGTGATAAAGTTGCAACAATACTACCTAACATTATACATAAGGTTGTTAGTTATTATGCAATACAGAGAGCAAATGCAATAGCTGTTTTAAATAACCCTCTATATTCAGATGATGAGCTACAATATCAGCTAAATGACTCCTCATCAAAGATTGTTATAACAGCAGAACTGTTAAATCTTACAAACCGGTTAATTGACTTAAAAGAAAAAACTAAAATTGAAAAGATAATAACCTGCAACATAGGAGACTATCTGCCCTTTCCAAAGAGTATACTCTTTCCACTAGTTGCAAGAAAGCAGGGTTATAAATTTGATTTAAAAAAGGTAGATTTTTTATATCATTTTAAGGATTTAGTTAATAAAACTGAAGCAAAACCACCAAAATTAGATTTATCTTGGGAAGATACAGCCTGCTTACTATACACAGGAGGCACTACAGGTATATCTAAGGGGGTTATGTTAACCCATAAAAACTTAAGTTCCAATGTACAGCAAATTGCAGAGTGGTTTAAAGAATTTGAACCTACAGCTCCACAAGAAGTACATATGGGAGCGCTACCATATTTCCACAGCTTTGGTATGACCTGTTCCCTCAATTTACCTCTTACATGGGGAAGCACAGTAGTATTAATACCTAGACCCTATCCAGATCAATTACTTGAGGCAATAAAAAAATATAGGGTAACTTTTTTTGCGGCAGTACCTGCTATGTATGTTGGTATTGTTAACCATCCAAAAATAAAAGATTATGACCTTAGCTGCATTAAAGGGTGTTTCTCAGGTGCAGCACCAATTCCAGTTGAAATAATCAAAAAATTTAATGAATTGACAGGTGCCTCTATCTGTGAAGGATATGGCCTTACTGAGTCAACACCAGTTACCCATATTAACCCTTTTGGAGAAAGTGCCAAAAGAGTGCCAGGCTCAATTGGACTACCTATACCAAATACAGAATGTAAGATTGTAGATATAGAGCAAGGTGAAAAAGAAATGCCTATTGGCGAAGATGGTGAGCTCATTATTAAAGGACCACAGGTAATGAAAGGTTACTATGAAAAAATTGAAGAGACTAAAAATACAATTAGAAATGGATGGCTCTACACAGGTGATATTGCAAGGATGGATAAAGATGGATATTTTTATATTGTAGATAGGAAAAAAGATCTTGTAATTTCTGGTGGCTATAATATTTATCCAAGAGAAATTGATGAGGTTCTCTACAAACACCCAAAAGTTAAAGCTGCTGTTGCAGTAGGTATTCCTGACGAATACAAGGGAGAGGTTATCAAGGCCTACATTCAACTAAAAGACGGAGAGACTGCAACTGAAGAA